A single genomic interval of Arthrobacter globiformis harbors:
- the ilvC gene encoding ketol-acid reductoisomerase: MTEMFYDDDADLSIIQGRKVAIVGYGSQGHAHALNLRDSGVDVVIALKEGSPSTAKAQDAGFTVKNVADAAEWADVIMILAPDQYQRSIFNDSIKDKLTPGKALAFAHGFNIRFGYIEAPEGVDVILVAPKAPGHTVRREFEAGRGIPDIIAVEQDATGSAWELAKSYAKAIGGTRAGVIKTTFTEETETDLFGEQAVLCGGVSQLVQYGFETLTEAGYQPQIAYFEVLHELKLIVDLMWEGGIAKQRWSVSDTAEYGDYVSGPRVITPEVKENMKAVLADVQSGAFAKRFIEDQDNGGVEFKELRAKAEQHPIEGVGRELRSLFSWQQQDEDYVEGSAAR; encoded by the coding sequence GTGACTGAAATGTTTTACGACGACGACGCAGACCTGTCGATCATCCAGGGCCGCAAGGTTGCCATTGTGGGCTACGGCTCCCAGGGCCACGCCCACGCGCTGAACCTGCGCGATTCCGGCGTCGATGTTGTCATCGCCCTCAAGGAAGGCTCGCCCTCCACCGCCAAGGCGCAGGACGCAGGCTTCACGGTCAAGAACGTTGCCGACGCCGCCGAATGGGCCGATGTCATCATGATCCTTGCGCCGGACCAGTACCAGCGCTCGATCTTCAACGACTCCATCAAGGACAAGCTGACCCCCGGCAAGGCCCTGGCCTTCGCCCACGGTTTCAACATCCGCTTCGGCTACATCGAGGCACCGGAAGGCGTTGACGTCATCCTGGTCGCCCCGAAGGCCCCCGGCCACACCGTGCGCCGCGAGTTCGAAGCCGGCCGCGGCATCCCGGACATCATCGCCGTTGAGCAGGACGCCACCGGTTCCGCCTGGGAGCTGGCCAAGTCCTACGCCAAGGCCATTGGCGGCACTCGCGCCGGCGTCATCAAGACCACCTTCACCGAAGAGACCGAAACCGACCTCTTCGGCGAGCAGGCTGTCCTGTGCGGCGGTGTTTCCCAGCTGGTCCAGTACGGCTTCGAGACCCTGACCGAGGCCGGCTACCAGCCGCAGATTGCCTACTTCGAGGTGCTGCACGAGCTCAAGCTCATCGTTGACCTCATGTGGGAAGGCGGCATCGCCAAGCAGCGCTGGAGCGTTTCTGACACCGCTGAGTACGGCGACTACGTCTCCGGCCCGCGCGTCATCACCCCCGAGGTGAAGGAAAACATGAAGGCCGTCCTCGCCGACGTCCAGTCCGGTGCCTTCGCCAAGCGCTTCATCGAGGACCAGGACAATGGCGGCGTCGAGTTCAAGGAGCTGCGTGCCAAGGCTGAGCAGCACCCGATCGAGGGCGTCGGCCGCGAACTGCGCTCCCTGTTCTCCTGGCAGCAGCAGGACGAGGACTACGTAGAGGGCTCGGCAGCCCGCTAA
- the serA gene encoding phosphoglycerate dehydrogenase, with protein sequence MSKPVVLLAEELSPATIEALGPDFEIRQTDGADRSQLLSAIEDVDAILVRSATKVDAEAIAAAKNLKVIARAGVGLDNVDIKAATQAGVMVVNAPTSNIVSAAELTVGHILSLARHIPQASAALKDGEWKRSKYTGIELFEKKIGIIGLGRIGALVAARLQGFDTEILAFDPYITSARAAQLGVKLVTLDELLAQSDFITIHMPKTPETVGMLGADAFKKMKSTAYVVNVARGGLVDEEALYTALQDRQIAGAAVDVFVQEPSTDLPFFKLDNVVVTPHLGASTDEAQEKAGVSVAKSVRLALAGELVPDAVNVAGGLIAPDVRPGIPLIEKLGRIFTALTHASVTQIDVEVAGEIAALDVKVLELAALKGIFADIVTEQVSYVNAPVIAEQRGINVRLITTPEAEDYRNVLTLRGALSDGAQISVAGTLTGPKQVQKLVGVNGYDVEIPISEHLVVVSYADRPGVIGTIGHILGMNNINIGGMQVARSAEGGQVLALLTIDSSVPQQVLDAIKAGIGAEMVREVDLED encoded by the coding sequence GTGTCAAAACCCGTAGTACTGCTTGCCGAAGAACTTTCGCCCGCCACCATCGAGGCCCTTGGCCCGGACTTTGAAATCCGCCAGACCGACGGCGCCGATCGTTCCCAGCTGCTCTCTGCCATCGAGGACGTTGACGCCATCCTGGTCCGCTCCGCCACGAAGGTGGACGCCGAGGCCATTGCCGCCGCGAAGAACCTGAAGGTCATCGCGCGCGCCGGCGTCGGGCTGGACAACGTCGACATCAAGGCTGCCACCCAGGCCGGTGTCATGGTGGTCAACGCTCCGACGTCGAACATCGTTTCTGCCGCGGAACTGACCGTTGGCCACATCCTGAGCCTGGCCCGCCACATCCCGCAGGCCAGCGCCGCCCTGAAGGACGGCGAGTGGAAGCGGTCCAAGTACACCGGCATCGAACTCTTCGAGAAGAAGATCGGCATCATCGGCCTGGGCCGCATCGGCGCCCTGGTCGCCGCCCGCCTGCAGGGCTTCGACACCGAGATCCTCGCATTCGACCCCTACATCACCTCTGCCCGCGCCGCCCAGCTCGGCGTGAAGCTCGTCACCCTGGACGAGCTGCTCGCGCAGTCTGACTTCATTACCATCCACATGCCCAAGACGCCGGAAACGGTCGGCATGCTCGGAGCTGACGCCTTCAAGAAGATGAAGAGCACGGCCTACGTGGTGAACGTGGCCCGCGGCGGCCTCGTGGACGAGGAAGCCCTCTACACCGCGCTGCAGGACCGCCAGATTGCCGGCGCCGCCGTGGACGTCTTCGTCCAGGAGCCCAGCACCGACCTGCCGTTCTTCAAGCTGGACAATGTTGTGGTCACCCCGCACCTGGGCGCGTCAACGGACGAGGCACAGGAAAAGGCCGGCGTCTCCGTCGCCAAGTCCGTCCGTCTCGCCCTCGCGGGGGAACTGGTTCCGGACGCCGTGAACGTTGCCGGCGGCCTGATCGCCCCCGACGTCCGCCCGGGCATCCCGTTGATCGAGAAGCTGGGCCGCATCTTCACGGCGCTGACCCACGCCTCCGTGACCCAGATCGACGTCGAGGTTGCCGGCGAAATCGCCGCGCTTGATGTCAAGGTCCTGGAGCTCGCCGCCCTCAAGGGGATCTTCGCCGACATCGTCACCGAGCAGGTGTCCTACGTCAACGCCCCCGTGATCGCAGAGCAGCGCGGCATCAACGTCCGCCTCATCACCACCCCCGAGGCCGAGGACTACCGCAACGTGCTGACGCTGCGCGGCGCCCTGAGCGACGGCGCACAGATCTCCGTGGCCGGCACCCTGACCGGTCCCAAGCAGGTGCAGAAGCTCGTCGGCGTGAACGGCTACGACGTCGAGATCCCCATCAGCGAGCACCTCGTGGTGGTCTCCTACGCGGACCGTCCTGGCGTCATCGGCACCATCGGCCACATCCTGGGCATGAACAACATCAACATCGGCGGCATGCAGGTGGCGCGGAGCGCGGAGGGCGGCCAGGTCCTGGCGCTGCTCACCATCGACAGCTCCGTCCCGCAGCAGGTGCTGGACGCCATCAAGGCCGGCATCGGTGCCGAGATGGTGCGCGAAGTGGACCTCGAGGACTAG
- the ilvN gene encoding acetolactate synthase small subunit — protein MSRHTLSVLVEDKPGVLTRVASLFARRAFNINSLAVGPTEVPGMSRMTVVVDADGDLIEQVTKQLNKLVNVIKIVELTSESSVQRDHILVKVRADAATRLQVTQAADLFRASVVDVSTDSVVIEATGHPEKLTALLSVLEPFGIREIVQSGTLAVGRGSRSMSDRALRSA, from the coding sequence ATGAGCCGCCACACACTGTCCGTTCTGGTCGAAGACAAGCCCGGTGTGCTGACCCGCGTGGCCAGCCTTTTCGCCCGCCGCGCCTTCAACATCAATTCCCTGGCCGTCGGCCCGACGGAAGTTCCGGGCATGTCCCGGATGACCGTCGTCGTTGACGCTGACGGTGACCTGATCGAACAGGTCACCAAGCAGTTGAACAAGCTGGTCAACGTGATCAAGATTGTTGAACTGACTTCCGAATCTTCCGTACAGCGCGACCACATCCTGGTTAAGGTACGTGCGGATGCCGCAACTCGTCTGCAGGTGACCCAGGCTGCAGACCTGTTCCGTGCTTCAGTGGTCGACGTCTCCACAGACTCGGTGGTCATTGAAGCAACTGGCCATCCCGAAAAGCTCACGGCACTGCTTTCGGTGCTGGAGCCCTTCGGTATCCGCGAAATTGTGCAGTCCGGCACGCTGGCCGTTGGACGGGGATCCCGCTCCATGAGTGATCGGGCCCTGCGCTCCGCGTAA
- a CDS encoding acetolactate synthase large subunit: protein MSKGSPISPSLMASKSAGAAKAPERVDKPADAGVDIAAAASPVLGPNNVVPPTVMTGSEAIVRSLEELGVDDIFGLPGGAILPTYDPLMASKMNHVLVRHEQGAGHAAQGYAMVTGRVGVCIATSGPGATNLVTAIMDAHMDSVPLVAITGQVSSGVIGTDAFQEADIVGITMPITKHSFLVTDPNDIPHVMAEAFHLASTGRPGPVLVDIAKDAQQGQMTFSWPPKIDLPGYRPVVRGHNKQVREAAKLIAAASKPVLYVGGGVVKAHAAAELRELAELTGAPVVTTLMARGVFPDSHPQHVGMPGMHGTVSAVTALQQADLLVTLGARFDDRVTGVLKTFAPNAKVIHADIDPAEISKNRTADVPIVGSVKEIIPELTEAVRTQFGTTGTPDLANWWAFLNNLKDTYPLGWTEPEDGLSAPQRVIERIGALTGPEGIYVAGVGQHQMWAAQFIKYERPHAWLNSGGAGTMGYAVPAAMGAKVGEPDRVVWAIDGDGCFQMTNQELATCAINNIPIKVAVINNSSLGMVRQWQTLFYEGRYSNTDLNTGHETIRIPDFVKLGEAYGCASFRCERDEDIDATIQKALEINDRPVVIDFVVSPDSMVWPMVPAGVSNDQIQVARNMTPEWEEED from the coding sequence ATGAGCAAAGGATCGCCCATCAGCCCCTCGCTGATGGCTTCAAAGTCCGCTGGAGCCGCCAAGGCTCCGGAACGCGTCGACAAGCCGGCAGACGCCGGGGTCGACATTGCTGCAGCCGCCTCTCCTGTCCTTGGGCCGAACAACGTCGTACCCCCGACGGTGATGACCGGCTCAGAAGCAATTGTCCGTTCGCTCGAAGAACTCGGCGTCGACGACATTTTCGGTTTGCCCGGTGGCGCGATCCTGCCCACCTACGACCCCTTGATGGCCTCCAAAATGAACCACGTTCTGGTCCGTCACGAACAGGGAGCCGGCCACGCCGCGCAAGGCTACGCCATGGTCACCGGGCGGGTGGGCGTCTGCATCGCCACCTCGGGCCCGGGCGCCACCAACCTCGTCACCGCCATCATGGATGCGCACATGGATTCCGTCCCGCTCGTGGCCATCACCGGCCAGGTCTCCAGCGGGGTGATCGGCACCGATGCCTTCCAGGAAGCCGACATCGTGGGCATCACCATGCCCATCACCAAGCACTCGTTCCTGGTGACGGACCCCAACGACATTCCCCACGTCATGGCCGAGGCCTTCCACCTCGCCTCGACCGGACGTCCGGGCCCGGTCCTGGTTGACATCGCCAAGGACGCCCAGCAGGGGCAGATGACGTTCTCCTGGCCGCCCAAGATCGACCTGCCGGGCTACCGTCCGGTGGTCCGCGGCCACAACAAGCAGGTCCGCGAGGCGGCAAAGCTGATCGCTGCCGCCAGCAAGCCGGTGCTGTACGTGGGCGGCGGTGTGGTCAAGGCCCACGCCGCGGCTGAGCTCCGCGAACTGGCCGAACTGACCGGCGCCCCCGTGGTGACGACGCTCATGGCCCGCGGCGTCTTCCCGGATTCACACCCGCAGCACGTGGGAATGCCCGGCATGCACGGCACGGTTTCCGCCGTGACCGCGCTGCAGCAGGCGGACCTGCTGGTGACCCTGGGTGCGCGCTTTGACGACCGCGTCACCGGTGTCCTGAAGACCTTCGCGCCCAACGCCAAGGTCATCCACGCGGACATCGATCCTGCCGAGATTTCCAAGAACCGCACGGCTGACGTTCCCATCGTGGGCTCGGTGAAGGAAATCATTCCGGAACTGACGGAAGCCGTCCGGACCCAGTTCGGCACCACCGGAACACCGGACCTGGCCAACTGGTGGGCATTCCTTAACAACCTGAAGGACACCTACCCGCTGGGCTGGACCGAGCCCGAAGACGGCCTCAGCGCACCGCAGCGCGTCATCGAACGCATCGGCGCGCTGACCGGTCCCGAGGGCATCTACGTTGCCGGTGTGGGCCAGCACCAGATGTGGGCCGCGCAGTTCATCAAGTACGAGCGCCCGCACGCCTGGCTGAACTCCGGCGGTGCCGGCACCATGGGCTACGCCGTTCCGGCCGCCATGGGCGCCAAGGTGGGCGAACCGGACCGCGTGGTCTGGGCCATCGATGGTGACGGCTGCTTCCAGATGACCAACCAGGAACTGGCCACCTGCGCCATCAACAACATCCCCATCAAGGTTGCTGTCATCAACAACTCCTCGCTGGGCATGGTGCGGCAGTGGCAGACCCTCTTCTACGAGGGCCGCTACTCCAACACAGACCTGAACACCGGCCACGAGACCATCCGGATCCCTGACTTCGTCAAACTCGGCGAGGCCTACGGTTGCGCGTCCTTCCGGTGCGAGCGGGACGAGGACATCGACGCAACAATCCAGAAGGCACTGGAAATCAATGACCGCCCCGTGGTCATCGACTTCGTGGTCAGCCCCGACTCCATGGTGTGGCCGATGGTGCCCGCCGGGGTCAGCAACGACCAGATCCAGGTTGCCCGCAACATGACCCCGGAATGGGAAGAGGAGGACTGA
- the ilvD gene encoding dihydroxy-acid dehydratase — protein sequence MSEDTQIATDNKPDIKPRSRVVTDGIHAAPARGMFRAVGMGDDDFAKPQIGVASSWNEITPCNLSLNRLAQGAKEGVHAGGGFPMQFGTISVSDGISMGHEGMHFSLVSREVIADSVETVMQAERIDGSVLLAGCDKSLPGMLMAAARLDLASVFLYAGSIMPGWVKLEDGSEKEVTLIDAFEAVGACAAGKMSMEDLTRIEKAICPGEGACGGMYTANTMACIGEALGMSLPGSAAPPSADRRRDEFARKSGEAVVNLLRLGITARDIMTKKAFENAIAVTMAFGGSTNAVLHLLAIAREAEVELTLDDFNRIGDKIPHLGDLKPFGRYVMTDVDKIGGVPVIMKALLDAGLLHGDCLTVTGKTVAENLDAINPPDVDGKILRALDNPIHKTGGITILHGSMAPEGAVVKSAGFDADVFEGTARVFEREQGALDALDNGAIQKGDVVVIRYEGPKGGPGMREMLAITGAIKGAGLGKDVLLLTDGRFSGGTTGLCIGHVAPEAVDGGPIAFVKDGDRIRVDIAARSFDLLVDAAELEARKEGWAPLPARYTKGVLAKYAKLVHSASTGAYCG from the coding sequence ATGAGTGAGGACACCCAGATCGCAACCGATAACAAGCCTGACATCAAGCCCCGGAGCCGGGTTGTCACCGACGGCATTCACGCAGCTCCGGCGCGCGGAATGTTCCGGGCCGTGGGCATGGGCGACGACGACTTCGCCAAGCCCCAGATCGGCGTCGCGAGCTCCTGGAACGAAATCACTCCCTGCAACCTGTCCCTGAACCGGCTGGCCCAGGGCGCCAAGGAAGGCGTTCACGCCGGCGGCGGCTTCCCGATGCAGTTCGGCACCATCTCCGTTTCCGACGGCATCTCCATGGGCCACGAGGGCATGCACTTCTCCCTGGTCTCCCGCGAAGTCATCGCCGACTCGGTGGAAACCGTCATGCAGGCAGAGCGCATCGACGGCTCCGTGCTGCTGGCCGGCTGCGACAAGTCGCTGCCGGGCATGCTCATGGCCGCCGCGCGCCTGGACCTCGCCAGCGTATTCCTCTACGCCGGCTCCATCATGCCGGGCTGGGTCAAGCTGGAGGACGGCTCCGAAAAGGAAGTCACCTTGATCGACGCCTTCGAAGCCGTGGGCGCCTGCGCCGCCGGCAAGATGAGCATGGAAGACCTCACCCGCATCGAAAAGGCCATCTGCCCGGGCGAAGGCGCCTGTGGCGGCATGTACACGGCGAACACGATGGCCTGCATCGGCGAAGCCCTGGGCATGTCCCTGCCAGGCTCAGCGGCTCCGCCCTCGGCAGACCGCCGTCGTGACGAATTCGCCCGCAAATCCGGCGAAGCCGTGGTCAACCTGCTGCGCCTGGGCATCACGGCCCGCGACATCATGACCAAGAAGGCCTTCGAGAACGCCATTGCCGTCACCATGGCCTTCGGCGGATCCACCAACGCCGTCCTGCACCTGCTGGCGATCGCCCGCGAGGCAGAGGTCGAACTGACCCTGGACGACTTCAACCGCATCGGCGACAAGATCCCGCACCTGGGCGACCTGAAGCCGTTCGGCCGTTACGTCATGACCGACGTCGACAAGATCGGCGGCGTTCCGGTCATCATGAAGGCACTGCTCGACGCCGGCCTCCTCCACGGTGACTGCCTCACCGTCACCGGCAAGACCGTGGCCGAGAACCTCGACGCCATCAACCCGCCGGACGTCGACGGCAAGATCCTGCGCGCGCTGGACAATCCGATCCACAAGACCGGCGGCATCACCATTCTGCACGGCTCCATGGCACCCGAAGGCGCGGTCGTCAAGAGCGCAGGCTTCGACGCCGATGTCTTCGAAGGAACCGCCCGCGTGTTCGAGCGCGAGCAGGGTGCCCTGGACGCGCTGGACAACGGCGCCATCCAGAAGGGAGACGTTGTAGTCATCCGCTACGAAGGCCCGAAGGGCGGCCCCGGCATGCGCGAGATGCTCGCCATCACCGGCGCCATCAAGGGCGCCGGCCTGGGCAAGGACGTCCTGCTCCTCACCGACGGCCGCTTCTCCGGCGGCACCACCGGACTCTGCATCGGCCACGTCGCGCCGGAAGCGGTCGACGGCGGCCCCATTGCCTTCGTCAAGGACGGCGACCGGATCCGCGTGGACATTGCCGCCCGCAGCTTCGACCTGCTGGTGGACGCCGCCGAGCTGGAGGCCCGCAAGGAAGGCTGGGCACCGCTGCCGGCCAGGTACACCAAGGGCGTGCTCGCCAAGTACGCCAAGCTGGTGCACAGCGCCTCCACCGGTGCCTACTGCGGGTGA
- a CDS encoding ABC transporter permease — MNAVQRFIRSKVLLLTAAILIFAMCLSVLVQTQSQAALNRTVDQNSRGLYDILVQAKAGSDGSLMQPEIATGQGGVSFDQLQKIRDLSGTSVAAPISLVSRVTQNLETPRLEAMDYLGFNAGLVGTATAGQPGGTDPSKWPKAQSVLSDTPKKYRLTASATSSDGSAQHTLFKSTAEGSLGKGKLVEQQVDGGNSIQIAGPDGETGIKFPAPAGGSEHNLFNLTVALPMAPEVTESVVAVDPVSERALLGTSGDFLAPLEKAPPADARSAEAVGQHLESLFTTGIGMKELEEGPDFLGVKLKYWAPIMTQYQQAKRNGQLTKDSQAIPLIVRSGTSVDLRYSVKIEEIDDSGNVVKEVGTAERSLDKDYLPFVSKSPFALSWPGSTDYSELLGNSANFSRGLYSPATWSTNFASAPKYTDGSTAGNGAEDKTATPGEWVTVNRLPEKSATGEAVDQTQRNPVDERSYRENLETGKKLATPLAMVYGTFDPAAVQDAAGDVNRLPLGGYDPTPMTLSKDAQGKDVADTALKPSLSATGLVSQSAGAITDYYGLAAARGYEKNASVIDAVRVRASAAGSWKQVQPEVDKLASEIRDMGLEATVVAGSAREDANIFVPGYSKDDAGKESALGTVQQSWVRQNAADAVAGSLTATNLTLLFLTLCGAALLTGASTVSYVRLRRSEAGTLRAMGWTQRRIRSWVLEEFAVGAGLLAVAGIVLSLLSWNIATAIVSASVLALYLGAAFFAAQQLRHREEVNQEPQHDEKLIAVDSPLTFANRQLGTHRFNAISLAVAVGVFGSAVGGLIALLIDIPRAAGASALSGLAAASVALPSIILGLSGVAVGLLLTLVTGRFELKAKRRYLGTLQAMGWNPDMLGQVRFFENALVGAVAVPLSILGALGIGLVLAPYAALWAAVAGLVAVLCWIPIATKVVK, encoded by the coding sequence ATGAACGCCGTCCAGAGGTTCATCAGAAGCAAAGTGCTGTTGCTAACCGCTGCAATTCTGATCTTCGCCATGTGCCTGTCCGTCCTCGTCCAGACCCAGTCGCAGGCAGCGCTGAACCGGACCGTGGACCAGAACTCGCGCGGGCTCTACGACATCCTGGTGCAGGCCAAGGCGGGCTCCGACGGTTCGCTTATGCAGCCCGAGATTGCCACGGGTCAAGGCGGCGTCAGCTTCGACCAGCTGCAGAAGATCCGGGATCTGTCAGGCACCTCCGTTGCCGCGCCCATCAGCCTGGTCTCGCGAGTGACGCAGAACCTCGAGACGCCGCGCCTGGAGGCCATGGACTACCTGGGCTTCAACGCCGGACTCGTCGGCACCGCGACCGCCGGGCAGCCGGGCGGCACCGATCCCAGCAAATGGCCGAAAGCGCAGTCCGTACTCAGCGACACCCCCAAGAAGTACCGCCTGACGGCCAGCGCCACTAGCTCCGACGGGTCCGCGCAGCACACCCTTTTCAAGTCCACTGCCGAGGGCAGCCTCGGCAAGGGCAAGCTCGTGGAGCAGCAGGTCGACGGAGGCAACAGCATCCAGATCGCCGGTCCCGATGGCGAAACCGGGATTAAGTTCCCGGCCCCGGCCGGCGGGTCGGAGCACAACTTGTTCAACCTCACCGTTGCCCTGCCCATGGCTCCGGAGGTCACGGAGTCCGTGGTCGCCGTCGACCCCGTTTCCGAGCGTGCCCTGTTGGGCACCTCCGGTGACTTCCTGGCGCCGCTGGAGAAGGCACCGCCGGCCGATGCCCGCAGCGCCGAGGCGGTTGGCCAGCACCTGGAGAGCCTCTTTACCACGGGCATTGGCATGAAGGAACTCGAGGAAGGCCCTGACTTCCTTGGCGTGAAGCTCAAGTACTGGGCTCCCATCATGACCCAGTACCAGCAGGCCAAGCGCAACGGCCAGCTCACCAAGGATTCCCAGGCCATCCCGCTGATCGTCCGCTCCGGCACTTCGGTTGACCTGAGGTACTCCGTGAAAATCGAGGAGATCGACGACTCCGGAAACGTGGTCAAGGAAGTCGGCACCGCTGAGCGCTCCCTGGACAAGGATTACCTGCCCTTCGTCTCCAAGTCGCCCTTCGCGCTGTCCTGGCCCGGGTCAACGGATTACTCCGAGCTGCTCGGCAACTCGGCGAACTTCAGCCGCGGCCTCTACAGCCCCGCCACCTGGAGCACCAACTTCGCGTCCGCCCCCAAGTACACGGACGGTTCCACCGCAGGCAACGGTGCCGAGGACAAGACCGCCACCCCCGGCGAATGGGTCACCGTGAACCGCCTGCCGGAGAAGAGCGCCACCGGCGAGGCCGTAGACCAGACCCAGCGCAATCCCGTTGACGAGCGCTCCTACCGGGAGAACCTGGAAACGGGCAAGAAGCTGGCTACCCCGCTCGCCATGGTCTATGGCACGTTCGATCCCGCTGCCGTCCAGGACGCGGCCGGGGACGTCAACCGGCTTCCGCTCGGCGGCTACGATCCCACGCCCATGACGCTGAGCAAGGATGCGCAGGGCAAGGACGTTGCGGACACCGCGCTCAAGCCCTCCCTGAGCGCCACCGGACTCGTCAGCCAGTCGGCCGGCGCCATCACCGACTACTACGGCCTGGCTGCTGCCCGCGGCTACGAGAAGAACGCCTCCGTTATCGACGCCGTGCGCGTGCGGGCCAGCGCCGCCGGCAGCTGGAAGCAGGTCCAGCCTGAGGTGGACAAGCTCGCCAGCGAGATCCGGGACATGGGTCTTGAAGCTACCGTGGTGGCCGGTTCTGCCCGCGAGGATGCCAACATCTTCGTTCCCGGCTACTCCAAGGACGACGCCGGCAAGGAGTCCGCCCTTGGGACTGTCCAGCAGTCGTGGGTCAGGCAGAACGCGGCCGACGCCGTTGCCGGCTCGCTGACGGCGACGAACCTGACGCTGCTGTTCCTCACGCTCTGCGGTGCCGCGCTGCTGACCGGTGCCTCGACTGTCAGCTACGTGCGGTTGCGCCGCAGCGAGGCCGGCACGCTGCGTGCCATGGGCTGGACCCAGCGCCGCATCCGGTCATGGGTGCTGGAGGAGTTTGCTGTCGGCGCCGGACTGCTGGCCGTGGCCGGAATAGTGCTTAGCCTCCTGAGCTGGAACATCGCCACCGCCATCGTCTCGGCGTCCGTGCTGGCCCTGTACCTCGGCGCGGCCTTTTTCGCCGCCCAGCAGCTGCGCCACCGCGAGGAAGTGAACCAGGAACCGCAGCACGATGAAAAGCTCATTGCCGTCGACTCGCCGCTGACCTTCGCGAACCGGCAGCTGGGCACGCACCGCTTCAACGCCATCTCGCTGGCCGTTGCCGTTGGCGTGTTCGGCTCGGCAGTCGGCGGCCTGATCGCCCTGCTGATCGACATCCCGCGTGCCGCCGGCGCCAGTGCGCTCAGCGGCCTGGCCGCCGCCAGTGTGGCCCTGCCGAGCATTATTCTTGGTCTGTCCGGCGTGGCGGTGGGGCTCCTGCTCACACTGGTGACCGGGCGCTTCGAGCTGAAGGCCAAGCGACGCTACCTCGGCACGCTTCAGGCGATGGGCTGGAACCCCGACATGCTGGGCCAGGTCCGCTTCTTCGAAAACGCGCTGGTGGGAGCGGTTGCCGTCCCGCTGAGTATCCTCGGCGCCCTGGGCATCGGCCTTGTTCTTGCCCCCTACGCC
- a CDS encoding sunset domain-containing protein, with protein sequence MEWIIWVIVIVLIIAIVWWLLNRNSRGTAADATRTEQVTPRAGTSSSASSKTEETPSAVSAAAAAAGPPSATTRTVPEGRLAEPDAGPAAAEAAPLVGRPAAASTRPDPEDVEPDIESWEAATARPSSARSAGGDVDDWDDDEDKAEWDAQWSDAGSAAADSSTQPAAQEPAAPTHHAEYTAPHAPTLPGAESAAAESMDAEAETRQRTQSSAATEAGASHEAQPHHREPQPHHLEQGFGAERGFGEQPIHRERVADVGAAAAGDQPYGEGSALPAADGSAPDGYAVKGDVSAMTYYDDDSAGYEDARAEVWFLSPAHAEAAGFRAPRRSRR encoded by the coding sequence ATGGAGTGGATTATCTGGGTTATTGTCATCGTTTTGATCATTGCCATTGTCTGGTGGCTGCTGAACCGGAACTCGCGGGGAACGGCAGCCGACGCGACCCGGACCGAACAGGTGACGCCCCGGGCGGGAACCTCTTCCTCAGCGTCATCTAAAACGGAGGAGACGCCGTCGGCCGTTTCTGCCGCAGCAGCGGCGGCGGGACCTCCGTCAGCCACCACCCGGACCGTACCGGAAGGCCGCCTGGCCGAACCGGACGCCGGGCCGGCGGCCGCGGAAGCCGCGCCGCTGGTAGGCCGGCCCGCCGCCGCGTCCACGCGCCCGGACCCCGAGGACGTGGAACCGGACATCGAATCCTGGGAAGCCGCCACCGCCCGCCCCTCCTCGGCGCGGTCCGCCGGAGGAGATGTAGACGACTGGGACGACGACGAAGACAAGGCCGAATGGGATGCCCAGTGGTCGGATGCCGGCAGTGCCGCGGCAGACAGTTCCACCCAGCCCGCAGCGCAAGAGCCTGCAGCCCCAACGCATCACGCGGAGTACACGGCCCCGCATGCTCCCACCCTTCCGGGCGCGGAATCCGCGGCGGCCGAGTCGATGGACGCTGAGGCCGAAACCCGGCAGCGGACCCAGTCCTCCGCCGCCACGGAAGCCGGAGCCAGCCACGAAGCCCAGCCTCATCACCGCGAACCCCAGCCACATCATCTGGAACAGGGCTTCGGCGCCGAACGGGGTTTCGGCGAACAGCCCATCCATCGTGAACGGGTCGCCGATGTTGGTGCGGCAGCCGCAGGGGACCAGCCATATGGCGAGGGTTCGGCCCTGCCGGCCGCAGACGGCAGCGCGCCGGACGGATACGCCGTCAAGGGGGACGTCAGCGCCATGACCTATTACGACGACGACAGTGCCGGCTACGAGGACGCCCGGGCGGAAGTCTGGTTCCTTTCCCCGGCACACGCCGAGGCTGCCGGGTTCCGGGCGCCGCGGCGGTCCCGGCGCTAA